The stretch of DNA GCATCCGGACGAAGACCGGAGGTACGACACTTAATATTGAAGAATTTTTCAGCACCCAAATCACTCCCGAATCCGGCTTCAGTCACCACATAGTCTGCACAACGTAACGCCAACCGATCAGAGACGATCGAACAATTCCCATGGGCGATATTGCCGAATGGCCCGGCATGAACGAATGCCGGTGTCCCTTCCAACGTCTGCACCAAATTCGGCAGTAACGCATCCTTCAACAACACGGCCATCGAGCCAGCACAGCCGAACTCCTCAGCGCGAACCATCTCCCCGCCCTCTCTCAGGCCGACAAGAATTCGGCCCAGACGCTTTCGAAGATCTGCATGGTCGCTCGCCAAGGCCAGCACGGCCATGATTTCCGACGCCTCAGTAATGACAAATGTCCCTGAGCGATGCCCGGTTTCCGCCCCCAAGGTGATGTCCCGAAGCGCCCGGTCACTTACCCCGAGCGCACGAGGCCATTTGATTCCTTGTGGATCAACCTTGAGCGCATTTCCGTGAAAAAGATGGTTGTCGACAAATGCGGAGAGGAGATTGTGGCTCGCTGAAACGGCATGCGCATCGCCGGTGAAATGCAAATTGATCTCTTCCATGGGGTGAACCTGAGCACGGCCGCCTCCAGTGCCTCCCCCTTTGATTCCAAACACAGGCCCCAAAGAGGGCTGCCTCAGCGTCACGACAGCCCGATGACCCAACCGGCATAACCCCATGCTCAACCCAATGGACGTCGTAGTCTTTCCCTCACCAAGCGGCGTCGGATTGATGGCAGTGACCAGGATATACCGCCCCTGCGGTCTGTTCTGAATTCGCTCACTCAACGTGGAGGTGATCTTCGCCTTGTATCGCCCCAGAGGGATCAGGTCATCAGAGTGAAGCCCCAAAGACTGCGCAACTTCAAAAATATGTTTGTGAGTGACAGAACGAGCAATTTCCAGGTCAGTCATGCCATGTCCCTCGTGAGAGCAAGAATTTCAGGAAAGCGCGGA from Nitrospira sp. encodes:
- a CDS encoding formate--tetrahydrofolate ligase — encoded protein: MTDLEIARSVTHKHIFEVAQSLGLHSDDLIPLGRYKAKITSTLSERIQNRPQGRYILVTAINPTPLGEGKTTTSIGLSMGLCRLGHRAVVTLRQPSLGPVFGIKGGGTGGGRAQVHPMEEINLHFTGDAHAVSASHNLLSAFVDNHLFHGNALKVDPQGIKWPRALGVSDRALRDITLGAETGHRSGTFVITEASEIMAVLALASDHADLRKRLGRILVGLREGGEMVRAEEFGCAGSMAVLLKDALLPNLVQTLEGTPAFVHAGPFGNIAHGNCSIVSDRLALRCADYVVTEAGFGSDLGAEKFFNIKCRTSGLRPDAGVVVATLRALKLHGGGGIVKSGSPLPSGVTGPNQAALEQGFANLEQHIANVRAHGVPVVVAVNAFKDDSSDELRWVCERALAAGASAAAVSTHWSDGGRGAEELARAVVKVAAQGAQFSHLYDVTSPIKQKIETIATRIYGAAGVSFSPRAERDVALATQLGFDQLPICMAKTPLSLSHDPALKGRPSGFTVPIQELRILAGAGFLTAVCSGIQLMPGLPKKPAGERIDVDPQSGQIVGLA